From Microtus pennsylvanicus isolate mMicPen1 chromosome 10, mMicPen1.hap1, whole genome shotgun sequence, one genomic window encodes:
- the Ackr1 gene encoding atypical chemokine receptor 1, with the protein MGNCLHPVETSFQIDKTGTQYSLDFSNYAYEDNGTYDSTVSYDNDTIVAAAPCHSCNLFDNSSLPFFILTSSLGLLASGTVLFAILKPLFHWQICPSWPILAQLAVGSALFSTAVPVLAPGLNHAHSTVLCSLGSWVWYTSAFAQALLIVCYACLNPGLGIGQIRGLTLGLTVGLWGAAALLGLPATLATDVYNDLCTLASTGGLEALKSTHSAICFTIFTVLPLALLAAKGLKKALSKEPGPWVSVLWVWFIFWWPYGMVLIFDALLGSKIMLLKTCLSQKILDITRNLAEALAILHCVATPLLVALFCYQTTRRSLPSLSLPTRQSSHMDPLVGKSQSLPHTST; encoded by the exons ATGGGGAACTGTCTGCACCCG GTGGAAACCTCCTTTCAAATAGACAAGACTGGAACTCAGTATTCTTTGGATTTTTCGaattatgcatatgaagataACGGCACCTATGACTCAACTGTTAGCTACGATAACGACACCATTGTAGCAGCTGCTCCCTGCCACTCCTGTAATCTATTTGATAATTCGTCACTGCCCTTCTTCATCCTCACAAGTTCCCTGGGCTTGCTGGCAAGTGGCACCGTCCTGTTTGCAATTCTCAAACCTCTCTTCCACTGGCAGATCTGCCCCAGCTGGCCTATTCTGGCACAGCTGGCAGTAGGCAGTGCCCTCTTCAGCACTGCGGTGCCTGTCCTGGCACCAGGGTTAAACCATGCCCACAGCACAGTCCTGTGTTCCCTGGGCTCCTGGGTCTGGTATACTTCAGCCTTTGCCCAGGCTCTGCTGATAGTGTGCTATGCCTGCCTGAACCCCGGACTGGGTATAGGTCAAATCCGTGGCCTCACCTTGGGACTCACTGTGGGACTTTGGGGAGCAGCTGCCCTGTTAGGGCTGCCAGCCACCTTGGCCACTGATGTCTACAATGATCTCTGCACCCTTGCATCCACAGGAGGCCTGGAAGCTTTGAAGTCCACGCATTCTGCAATCTGTTTTACCATTTTCACTGTGTTACCACTGGCTCTTTTGGCAGCCAAGGGGCTGAAGAAGGCATTGAGCAAGGAGCCAGGCCCCTGGGTTAGTGTCCTGTGGGTCTGGTTCATTTTCTGGTGGCCTTATGGGATGGTTCTTATATTTGATGCCTTGCTGGGATCCAAAATCATGCTTTTGAAAACATGTCTGTCCCAGAAGATTCTAGATATCACGCGGAACCTGGCAGAAGCCCTGGCTATCTTGCACTGTGTGGCTACACCCCTGCTCGTGGCCCTGTTCTGCTACCAGACCACCCGTCGATCCttgccctctctgtccctccctacGAGACAGTCTTCTCATATGGATCCCCTTGTAGGCAAATCCCAGTCCCTTCCCCACACGTCAACCTAA
- the Cadm3 gene encoding cell adhesion molecule 3 isoform X1, which translates to MGAPSALPLLLLLACSWAPGGANLSQDGYWQEQDLELGTLAPLDEALSSTVWSSPDMLASQDSQPWTTDETVVAGGTVVLKCQVKDHEDSSLQWSNPAQQTLYFGEKRALRDNRIQLVRSTPHELSISISNVALADEGEYTCSIFTMPVRTAKSLVTVLGIPQKPIITGYKSSLREKETATLNCQSSGSKPAAQLTWRKGDQELHGEQTRVQEDVNGKTFTVSSSVSFQVTREDDGASIVCSVNHESLKGADRVTSQRIEVLYTPTALIRPEPAHPREGQKLLLHCEGHGNPVPQQYLWVKEGSEPPLKMTQERALIFPFLNKSDSGTYGCTATSNMGSYTAYFTLNVNDPSPVPSSSSTYHAIIGGIVAFIVFLLLILLIFLGHYLIRHKGTYLTHEAKGSDDAPDADTAIINAEGGQSGGDDKKEYFI; encoded by the exons GCTACTGGCAGGAGCAGGATTTGGAGCTGGGAACTCTGGCTCCACTGGACGAGGCCCTCAGCTCCACAGTCTGGAGCAGCCCTGACATGCTGGCCAGTCAAG ATAGCCAGCCCTGGACTACTGATGAAACAGTGGTGGCTGGTGGCACCGTGGTGCTCAAGTGTCAAGTGAAAGACCATGAAGACTCGTCCCTACAGTGGTCTAATCCTGCCCAGCAGACGCTCTACTTTGGGGAGAAGAGAG CTCTTCGAGATAATCGGATTCAGCTGGTTAGATCCACTCCCCACGAGCTCAGTATCAGCATCAGCAATGTGGCGCTGGCAGACGAGGGCGAGTACACATGCTCCATCTTCACCATGCCTGTGCGAACTGCCAAGTCCCTTGTCACTGTGCTAG GAATCCCACAGAAGCCCATAATCACTGGTTATAAGTCATCCCTGCGGGAAAAGGAGACAGCCACTCTAAACTGTCAGTCTTCTGGGAGCAAGCCTGCAGCCCAGCTCACCTGGAGGAAAGGTGACCAAGAACTCCATG GAGAACAAACACGAGTCCAGGAAGATGTCAATGGAAAAACCTTCACTGTGAGCAGCTCAGTGTCATTCCAGGTTACGCGGGAAGATGACGGAGCAAGCATCGTGTGCTCTGTGAACCATGAATCTCTAAAGGGAGCTGACAGAGTCACCTCTCAGCGCATTGAAGTTTTAT ACACGCCGACAGCCTTGATTAGACCAGAGCCTGCGCATCCCCGGGAAGGCCAGAAGCTGTTGCTACACTGTGAGGGGCATGGCAATCCAGT TCCCCAGCAGTACCTGTGGGTAAAGGAAGGCAGCGAGCCACCCCTGAAGATGACCCAAGAGAGGGCTCTCATCTTCCCCTTCCTGAACAAGAGTGACAGTGGCACCTACGGCTGCACAGCCACCAGCAACATGGGCAGCTACACAGCCTACTTCACCCTCAATGTCAACG ACCCCAGTCCGGTGCCCTCATCCTCCAGTACCTACCATGCCATCATCGGAGGGATTGTGGCTTTCATTGTCTTCCTGCTGCTCATTCTGCTCATCTTCCTTGGACACTATTTGATCAGGCACAAAG GAACCTACCTGACACACGAAGCGAAGGGCTCCGACGATGCTCCAGATGCAGATACAGCCATCATCAACGCAGAAGGCGGGCAGTCAGGCGGGGATGACAAGAAGGAGTACTTCATCTAG